Proteins from one Dysgonomonas sp. HDW5A genomic window:
- a CDS encoding BamA/TamA family outer membrane protein → MKFRLQNIIFFISFLLLLGYSCSTTKYVPDNELLLDVATVKVDAKDVSFFDLEPYVKQKANFKTFEIFKLPLFMYNLSGKDSTKWYNRALKRGGEPPVLYDSTQVEPTVVTLERIMNNKGYLQAQVEPKIIEKDKKAKVIYDVKSGAASNIESYKINISDTVFDAGIINKSFPLRRRRATTSDSTRVSLNRYLSRGNLLKEGDRFDLDLLDEERNRVTSILRRNGYMAFNKEYIGFVADTIDKENKVDLELIIYPFTQRIGNNDVTEVPHRQYYVDGIDIYVDYDPIADGDINHYQATDTVTRGKYRIFYGARGRYIKPFVILENCYIQPQSLYNENQVSTTYNSLSQLHILKNINIKYEEYLEGDSTKLRCIITAVPDKRQGISAEIEGTNSAGFFGVGASLGYVHRNAFKGSELFNAKLRGSYEAVTPNFSSFRDNYFEIGGETSLTFPRFLFPFLSHDLRRRLRASTQVVSSYTYQRRPNYFTRTVFSTGVKYIWENRTNNTVRHTLDLIEISYAHIPRLDPRFESTLSPNAKLYSFTDQFIVSTGYTYYKTNAVAPGLIGSNRRNNRSTYSLRASVETAGNALALVAALAKIERDPETGSRKIFDTFFAQYVRGNIDYSKSIRIDDKNALAWRLGGGIAYAYGNNKQVPFEKRFFSGGANSVRGWAARELGPGAFYRADANFNDQSGDLRFDANIEYRSKVFWKLELATFVDAGNIWTIRGSDRQDKGEFKVDSFYKQIAYAWGLGIRLDLEFVIIRLDCGWKVYNPADIPIYRTDASGYQVVDGYQSKWSILKPLNFRENTAWHIAVGYPF, encoded by the coding sequence ATGAAATTCAGACTTCAAAATATAATTTTCTTTATCAGTTTTTTATTATTGCTTGGCTACTCTTGCAGTACCACCAAATATGTTCCCGACAACGAACTTCTGCTTGATGTGGCTACCGTAAAAGTAGATGCAAAAGATGTTTCATTCTTCGATCTGGAACCTTATGTGAAGCAAAAAGCAAATTTCAAAACTTTCGAAATATTCAAGCTTCCTCTATTTATGTACAATTTATCAGGGAAAGATTCCACCAAATGGTACAATAGAGCATTGAAGAGAGGAGGCGAACCACCTGTTTTATATGACAGCACGCAAGTAGAACCAACAGTAGTTACTCTGGAGCGAATAATGAATAACAAAGGTTATTTGCAAGCTCAGGTTGAACCTAAGATTATAGAGAAAGATAAAAAAGCAAAGGTTATATACGATGTAAAATCAGGTGCAGCCTCAAATATCGAAAGCTATAAAATAAATATAAGTGATACAGTATTTGATGCAGGCATTATTAACAAGTCATTTCCATTACGCAGAAGGAGGGCAACCACATCAGATTCGACGCGAGTAAGTCTTAATAGATACCTTAGCAGGGGGAATCTATTAAAGGAAGGTGATAGATTTGATCTTGATCTGTTGGATGAAGAGCGTAATCGTGTCACCTCCATATTGAGACGAAATGGTTACATGGCATTTAATAAAGAATACATCGGCTTTGTGGCTGATACAATAGATAAGGAAAACAAAGTTGATCTAGAGCTTATCATCTATCCTTTCACACAGCGTATAGGAAATAATGATGTAACAGAGGTACCTCACCGACAATATTATGTAGACGGAATAGATATCTATGTTGATTATGATCCTATTGCCGACGGAGACATCAACCATTACCAAGCTACCGATACCGTTACAAGAGGCAAATACCGCATATTTTATGGTGCAAGAGGACGATATATTAAACCTTTCGTTATTTTAGAAAATTGCTACATACAACCTCAATCTCTTTATAACGAAAATCAAGTTTCAACGACATACAATTCATTGTCGCAACTACATATTCTGAAGAATATAAATATAAAGTACGAAGAATATCTTGAAGGTGACTCCACAAAACTCAGATGTATAATTACAGCAGTTCCCGACAAAAGACAAGGTATATCTGCCGAAATAGAAGGTACAAACTCAGCCGGCTTCTTCGGTGTAGGTGCTAGTCTAGGATATGTACACCGAAATGCTTTTAAGGGTTCTGAACTGTTTAATGCTAAACTAAGGGGTTCTTATGAAGCAGTTACACCTAACTTTTCGAGCTTTAGAGACAATTACTTTGAAATAGGAGGAGAAACATCGCTTACTTTCCCCAGATTTCTATTTCCTTTTCTCAGCCACGATCTAAGGCGAAGATTAAGAGCTTCCACTCAAGTCGTATCAAGTTATACGTATCAACGCCGCCCTAATTATTTTACAAGAACAGTTTTCTCTACAGGAGTAAAATATATTTGGGAAAACCGTACAAATAACACGGTAAGGCATACGCTTGATCTTATAGAAATTAGTTATGCACACATACCCCGTTTGGATCCCAGATTCGAAAGTACCCTGTCACCCAATGCTAAATTATATAGCTTTACCGATCAATTTATTGTCAGTACAGGATATACTTACTACAAAACAAATGCCGTAGCACCAGGACTTATCGGATCAAATAGAAGAAACAACAGATCTACTTATTCATTAAGAGCATCTGTTGAGACTGCAGGTAATGCACTTGCATTGGTAGCAGCATTAGCTAAAATCGAAAGAGACCCCGAAACCGGATCAAGAAAAATCTTTGATACTTTCTTTGCCCAATACGTACGAGGAAATATAGATTACAGCAAATCGATACGCATAGATGATAAAAATGCTTTAGCTTGGCGATTAGGGGGCGGCATAGCCTATGCCTATGGCAATAATAAGCAAGTACCTTTCGAAAAACGTTTCTTCTCGGGAGGAGCCAACAGTGTTAGAGGATGGGCAGCCCGCGAATTAGGTCCGGGAGCTTTTTACAGAGCAGATGCCAATTTTAATGACCAGTCGGGCGACTTAAGGTTCGACGCTAACATAGAATACCGAAGCAAAGTATTCTGGAAACTCGAACTGGCTACATTTGTTGATGCGGGTAATATATGGACTATCAGAGGCAGTGACCGACAAGATAAAGGTGAGTTTAAGGTCGACAGCTTCTACAAACAAATTGCGTATGCTTGGGGACTAGGGATAAGACTTGATCTCGAATTTGTTATCATTCGTCTTGATTGTGGATGGAAAGTATACAATCCTGCGGATATTCCTATTTACAGAACCGATGCCAGCGGATACCAAGTAGTAGACGGTTACCAATCAAAATGGTCTATATTAAAACCTCTTAATTTCAGAGAAAATACAGCTTGGCATATTGCAGTTGGTTACCCTTTCTAA
- a CDS encoding RNA methyltransferase translates to MSLSKNKIKYIQSLKDKKSREEHRTFVVEGDKMVSELIGFVKCQLLIATPDFVQTNQIHDNNIEEIVEVSKLELSKASFLKNPQQALGVFYQPHYILETNQLRNQLILALDCIQDPGNLGTIIRLADWYGIENIICSMDTVDVYNPKVVQATMGALARVKVHYVDLYECLRNMQEVLPLYGTFLDGKNMYQQELSETGIIVMGNEGNGISPKIETLITNKLFIPNYPPQRETSESLNVAIATAIICTEFRRRLQKQ, encoded by the coding sequence ATGAGTTTAAGCAAGAATAAAATAAAATACATACAATCCTTAAAGGATAAAAAAAGTCGTGAAGAACACCGGACTTTTGTTGTTGAGGGAGATAAAATGGTATCTGAATTAATTGGCTTTGTAAAATGCCAATTGCTTATAGCTACTCCTGATTTTGTTCAAACAAATCAAATTCATGATAATAATATCGAAGAGATTGTAGAAGTATCTAAATTAGAATTATCTAAAGCCAGTTTCCTTAAAAATCCCCAGCAAGCTTTAGGCGTTTTTTATCAACCTCATTATATATTAGAGACAAACCAATTAAGAAATCAATTAATCTTAGCATTAGATTGTATTCAGGATCCCGGAAACTTAGGCACAATAATAAGGTTAGCCGACTGGTATGGTATTGAAAATATAATTTGTTCAATGGATACGGTTGACGTTTATAATCCCAAAGTAGTACAGGCAACAATGGGGGCTCTGGCTAGAGTGAAAGTTCACTATGTTGATCTATACGAATGTTTGAGAAATATGCAGGAAGTACTCCCTCTTTATGGAACCTTTCTGGATGGAAAGAACATGTATCAGCAAGAACTGTCAGAGACGGGCATTATTGTCATGGGGAACGAAGGAAACGGTATCAGCCCCAAAATCGAAACACTTATAACAAACAAACTTTTTATCCCGAATTATCCTCCACAAAGGGAAACATCCGAGTCTTTAAATGTAGCAATTGCTACCGCTATTATTTGTACTGAATTTAGACGCCGTTTGCAAAAACAATAA
- a CDS encoding amylo-alpha-1,6-glucosidase, which translates to MSYLTFNKDELVNLQYSLHREILSTNRAGAYMSTTIVGCNTRKYHGLLVCPIEEFNGESYVLLSSLDETVIQHDQSFNLGIHQYPGGVYSPRGHKYIIDFEFEPTPTLIYRVGGVVLKKEFLMEHNADRILMRYTLMEAHSDTTLRLRPFLSFRNRHQLSKANLFVNTDTDRIENGIASKLYAGFPTLNMQLSKKNEFVDNPDWYYNIEYSQEKERGYDFQEDLFTPGYLEMPIKKGESIIFSASLKEEKVKTLADAFDKGLASRQPKDSFVNCLKNSATQFIVQQGKDTEVIAGYPWFGRWGRDTFIALPGLTLAANYDLESCKGVLDTMSGEVNNGLFPNIGKSDHAAYNSVDAPMWYFWAIQKYAEAVNDKKTVWSSYGEKMKAVLNAFRSGVNEHIMMHDNGLIWAGQEGKALTWMDAVVAEGPVTPRRGYAVEINALWYNAIQFTIELAEANGDKAFVSEWKDLAERIKESYITTFWNEDLGYLADYVDENGQNLDIRSNQVIATSLPYSPISDEIKSHVLNVIKRELLTLKGLRTLSPGHPDYKGIYSGDQRTRDLAYHQGTVWVWQLSHYIEANFKLYGDAFYGDAKWIVEHFEEDMTDYGICSIAEVYDGNPPHHPGGSISQAWSVSEVLRILQMIEQHKKQDKK; encoded by the coding sequence ATGAGCTATCTAACTTTTAATAAAGATGAATTAGTTAATCTACAATATTCATTGCATCGTGAGATTTTAAGTACCAATAGAGCAGGTGCATATATGAGTACAACTATTGTTGGTTGTAATACTCGTAAGTATCATGGTTTGTTGGTTTGCCCTATTGAAGAATTTAATGGCGAAAGCTATGTTTTGCTTTCTTCTTTAGATGAAACAGTCATTCAGCACGATCAATCATTTAATTTGGGTATACATCAATATCCGGGAGGTGTATACAGTCCACGAGGGCATAAGTATATTATAGATTTTGAGTTTGAACCTACACCAACTCTAATTTATAGGGTAGGAGGAGTTGTGCTCAAAAAAGAGTTTTTGATGGAGCATAATGCAGATCGTATACTGATGAGGTATACTCTGATGGAAGCTCATTCAGATACAACATTGCGTTTGAGACCTTTTCTTTCTTTTAGAAACAGGCATCAATTAAGTAAGGCTAATTTATTTGTTAATACAGATACTGATAGAATCGAAAATGGTATAGCATCAAAGTTATATGCAGGATTTCCGACTCTTAACATGCAATTAAGCAAAAAAAATGAGTTTGTAGATAATCCAGATTGGTATTATAATATAGAATATTCACAAGAGAAAGAACGTGGTTATGATTTCCAGGAAGATCTATTTACGCCTGGATATCTGGAAATGCCTATAAAAAAAGGTGAAAGTATAATTTTTTCAGCGTCCTTAAAAGAAGAAAAAGTAAAAACTTTAGCAGACGCTTTCGATAAGGGACTTGCTTCTCGTCAGCCGAAAGATAGTTTTGTTAATTGTTTGAAGAATTCAGCCACACAATTCATTGTTCAACAAGGCAAAGATACAGAGGTTATAGCAGGTTATCCATGGTTTGGACGTTGGGGACGCGATACATTTATTGCCTTGCCCGGACTTACACTAGCAGCTAATTACGATTTAGAAAGCTGTAAAGGGGTACTTGATACCATGTCGGGAGAAGTTAATAACGGTTTATTTCCCAATATAGGAAAGAGCGATCATGCAGCCTATAATTCGGTAGATGCACCCATGTGGTATTTTTGGGCTATACAAAAATATGCAGAGGCTGTAAATGATAAAAAAACGGTCTGGTCCTCTTATGGCGAAAAGATGAAGGCTGTTTTAAATGCTTTTAGATCAGGTGTCAATGAGCATATTATGATGCACGATAACGGACTTATTTGGGCCGGTCAAGAAGGTAAAGCCCTTACTTGGATGGATGCTGTGGTTGCCGAAGGCCCTGTAACACCCCGCAGAGGATATGCAGTAGAAATAAACGCTCTTTGGTATAATGCAATACAATTTACAATAGAACTAGCCGAAGCAAATGGCGATAAAGCTTTTGTTTCGGAATGGAAAGACTTGGCAGAACGCATAAAAGAAAGCTATATCACAACCTTCTGGAATGAAGACCTTGGATATTTAGCTGATTATGTAGATGAAAACGGTCAGAATTTAGATATACGCTCTAATCAGGTTATAGCGACCTCATTACCTTATAGTCCCATTAGTGATGAGATTAAAAGTCATGTGCTGAATGTGATAAAAAGAGAATTGCTTACTCTTAAAGGTTTGAGAACATTATCCCCGGGTCATCCTGACTACAAAGGGATATATAGTGGCGATCAGAGAACACGCGATTTAGCCTATCACCAAGGTACTGTTTGGGTATGGCAATTGAGTCATTATATAGAAGCTAACTTTAAACTTTATGGAGATGCTTTTTATGGAGATGCCAAATGGATTGTAGAGCATTTTGAAGAAGATATGACAGATTACGGAATTTGCAGTATAGCTGAGGTGTATGACGGTAATCCTCCTCACCATCCGGGCGGAAGTATTTCGCAAGCCTGGAGTGTCAGTGAAGTCCTCCGTATTCTCCAAATGATAGAACAACACAAAAAACAAGACAAAAAATAA
- a CDS encoding glycosyltransferase family 4 protein — protein MKVLMFGWEFPPHISGGLGTACYGLTKGLAQQGVEVLFVMPKAVGDEDSSIGKIINASDVEMPSTTSYTDDFWQNVSFLPVSSGLIPYLGLEEYEQYVSETESGGGQRSFTHLGGKFPFSGKYGTNLMEEVRNYAYVASKIARENDFDVIHAHDWLTYLAGIVAKKISGKPLVVHVHATEFDRSGENVNRVVYDLERLGMEQADAVIAVSNLTRNIVINRYGIDKSRVFTVHNAVDFSGRKEILIKKAVKEKVITFLGRITYQKGPEYFIEAASKVLKRYPNVRFVMAGSGDMMNKMVQRVAKLRIGSKFSFTGFLTGDDVNQMYAQSDVYVMPSVSEPFGISPLEAMRTGVPVIISNQSGVAEVLEHAMKVNFWDIDALADAMYGLLAYPTLTTTLKVKGTEEVNSLNWDDSAIRVKDVYEKMLD, from the coding sequence ATGAAAGTATTAATGTTTGGTTGGGAGTTTCCTCCCCATATATCAGGAGGACTAGGTACTGCCTGTTATGGATTAACAAAAGGATTGGCACAACAAGGAGTTGAGGTCCTGTTTGTTATGCCTAAGGCTGTAGGCGATGAAGACTCCAGCATCGGGAAAATAATCAATGCTAGTGATGTAGAAATGCCTTCGACAACATCTTACACAGATGATTTTTGGCAGAATGTAAGTTTCCTACCTGTCAGTTCAGGGCTTATTCCTTATTTAGGATTAGAAGAATACGAACAGTATGTATCCGAAACTGAAAGTGGAGGAGGACAACGCTCTTTTACCCATCTTGGAGGCAAGTTTCCCTTTTCGGGGAAATACGGTACAAACCTGATGGAGGAAGTAAGAAATTATGCTTATGTTGCTTCTAAAATAGCCAGAGAAAATGATTTTGATGTGATTCATGCTCATGATTGGCTTACTTATCTGGCAGGCATTGTTGCAAAAAAGATCTCAGGAAAACCTTTAGTGGTACATGTACATGCTACAGAGTTTGACCGAAGTGGCGAAAATGTAAACAGGGTTGTTTATGACCTCGAGCGCTTGGGAATGGAACAAGCAGATGCTGTGATAGCGGTAAGTAATTTGACGCGAAATATTGTTATAAACCGATATGGTATTGATAAGTCGCGAGTCTTTACAGTACACAATGCCGTAGATTTTTCAGGACGTAAAGAAATTTTGATTAAGAAGGCGGTTAAAGAGAAGGTAATCACTTTTCTGGGGCGTATTACTTATCAAAAAGGTCCGGAGTATTTCATAGAAGCAGCAAGTAAGGTATTGAAACGTTATCCGAATGTGCGTTTTGTGATGGCAGGAAGTGGCGATATGATGAATAAAATGGTACAGCGTGTTGCCAAATTACGTATCGGATCTAAGTTTTCATTTACAGGTTTTCTAACGGGAGATGATGTAAATCAGATGTATGCCCAAAGTGATGTATATGTAATGCCATCTGTTTCGGAGCCTTTTGGTATATCACCGTTGGAAGCTATGCGTACAGGAGTACCTGTTATCATATCTAATCAATCGGGAGTAGCAGAGGTATTGGAACATGCCATGAAAGTTAACTTTTGGGATATAGATGCTTTAGCTGATGCTATGTATGGGTTACTAGCTTATCCGACTCTAACAACTACTCTTAAAGTAAAAGGGACGGAAGAAGTTAATTCTTTGAACTGGGATGACAGTGCTATTAGAGTAAAAGATGTATATGAAAAAATGTTAGATTGA
- a CDS encoding glycoside hydrolase family 57 protein, producing MKKTLCFYFQIHLPFQLRRYRFFDIGNSHQYYDEFSIRTYLQKIVEQCYLPMNRVLLDIIQEYGSKFKVAFSITGETIEQLEKYAPQVLDSFRELAATGSVEFMCETYAHSLAFLKDEKELERQLKKQAATIKKYFNQEPVTARLTGLMYSDQIGERVAKLGFKAIVTEGAKHVLGWKSPNYVYSNVNNPNLKVLLRNFHLSDDIAYRFSDTTWSEWPVTSEKFASWLDVVNESDEVVNLFMDYITFGNRHPRSTGIFEFMRYLPKEVFSHGKFEFLTPSEVIKKHTPVGPVHVPYPISWSEEERDLSIWLGNDLQNDAFTSLCDLGEKVRFVDDAELTQDWERLQDSDHYYYMCTKWMSDASSRRFKSVYSSPYDAYINYMNVLSDLISRVNDAIAEKISLLKKDSHYADELSKFITCDETEYSSLQIKKIAELLGKKTVKSVSESV from the coding sequence ATGAAAAAAACTTTATGCTTTTATTTTCAGATACACTTACCTTTTCAATTAAGGAGATATCGCTTCTTTGATATAGGAAATTCCCATCAATATTATGATGAGTTTAGTATCCGTACTTATTTACAAAAGATTGTAGAACAGTGTTACTTACCAATGAATAGGGTATTGTTGGATATCATTCAAGAATATGGTAGCAAATTTAAAGTAGCATTCTCAATCACAGGTGAAACCATAGAGCAACTCGAAAAATATGCACCTCAGGTATTAGACAGCTTTAGAGAGTTGGCAGCAACAGGTTCTGTCGAATTTATGTGTGAAACCTATGCCCATTCACTCGCTTTTCTGAAAGATGAAAAAGAGTTGGAACGTCAGCTGAAAAAACAAGCGGCAACTATTAAAAAGTACTTTAATCAAGAGCCGGTAACAGCTCGTTTGACTGGGCTTATGTACTCGGATCAGATAGGAGAGAGAGTTGCAAAACTAGGTTTTAAAGCTATTGTAACCGAAGGAGCTAAACACGTTTTAGGTTGGAAAAGTCCCAATTATGTATATAGCAATGTAAATAACCCCAATTTAAAAGTACTGTTAAGAAATTTTCATTTAAGTGATGATATCGCATATCGTTTTTCGGACACAACATGGAGTGAATGGCCGGTAACAAGTGAAAAATTTGCAAGTTGGTTAGATGTTGTAAATGAGAGCGATGAGGTGGTTAATCTCTTTATGGATTATATTACATTCGGAAACCGACACCCTCGATCTACAGGTATATTCGAGTTTATGCGCTATTTACCAAAAGAGGTGTTTAGTCATGGTAAATTTGAATTCCTTACACCATCAGAAGTAATCAAGAAACATACACCTGTTGGTCCTGTACATGTACCATATCCAATCTCTTGGTCGGAAGAAGAACGCGATCTAAGCATCTGGTTGGGAAATGACTTGCAAAACGATGCCTTTACATCCCTTTGTGATCTGGGCGAAAAAGTGCGATTTGTTGATGATGCCGAATTAACCCAAGATTGGGAGCGCTTGCAGGATAGCGATCATTACTATTATATGTGTACCAAATGGATGTCGGATGCATCGTCTCGCCGATTTAAGAGTGTATACTCAAGTCCTTATGATGCATATATTAATTATATGAATGTGTTAAGTGATTTAATTTCACGAGTAAATGATGCTATAGCAGAAAAGATTTCTTTATTGAAGAAAGACAGTCATTATGCAGATGAGTTATCAAAATTCATTACATGTGATGAAACAGAATATTCATCATTACAAATAAAAAAAATAGCAGAGTTATTGGGTAAGAAGACTGTTAAATCGGTATCAGAATCCGTTTAA